The following are encoded in a window of Candidatus Omnitrophota bacterium genomic DNA:
- a CDS encoding malate dehydrogenase, whose amino-acid sequence MKKSIRVCVTGAAGQIGYALVFRIASGEMFGKDTQVHLNLLELPGSLDALSGVVMELDDCAFPLLKSVTQTADLSVAFKDVDWALLVGSVPRKEGMERSDLLKINGKIFVEQGKALDENANPNCRVLVVGNPCNTNAYIVKSVCKKIPKENFFAMTMLDQNRAVAQVACKAKVSIDSVKNLGIWGNHSATQYPDFYNAMINGKKAIDVIKDEKWIQETFLSVVQKRGAAILKARGKSSAASAANGVVDTIKNLIMPTEKDLFFSVAVCSDGSYGIPEGLMFSFPVRSDGEKWEIVKNISLNDFAKAKIKITLQELEEEKQKAQEN is encoded by the coding sequence ATGAAAAAAAGTATTCGCGTTTGTGTAACAGGAGCTGCCGGGCAAATTGGATATGCTCTTGTTTTTCGTATTGCATCTGGAGAGATGTTCGGAAAAGATACGCAGGTTCATTTGAATTTGTTGGAGCTTCCTGGAAGCTTAGATGCGCTTTCAGGTGTTGTTATGGAATTAGATGACTGTGCTTTCCCTTTATTAAAGAGCGTTACTCAAACAGCGGATCTAAGCGTTGCTTTTAAAGATGTAGATTGGGCTCTTTTAGTTGGAAGCGTTCCAAGAAAAGAGGGGATGGAAAGAAGCGATCTTTTAAAGATTAACGGGAAAATTTTTGTTGAACAAGGGAAAGCTTTGGACGAAAATGCTAACCCGAATTGCAGGGTTTTAGTTGTTGGAAACCCTTGCAATACAAATGCTTACATAGTAAAGAGTGTTTGCAAAAAAATTCCAAAAGAGAACTTTTTTGCCATGACTATGCTGGATCAAAATAGAGCTGTTGCGCAAGTTGCGTGTAAGGCAAAAGTTTCCATTGATAGTGTTAAAAATTTAGGGATATGGGGAAATCATTCTGCAACGCAATATCCTGATTTTTACAATGCAATGATTAATGGCAAAAAAGCAATCGATGTGATTAAAGACGAAAAATGGATTCAAGAAACATTTTTAAGCGTTGTGCAAAAAAGAGGGGCAGCTATTCTTAAGGCAAGAGGAAAATCTTCAGCCGCTTCAGCCGCTAACGGAGTGGTTGACACAATAAAAAATCTTATAATGCCAACAGAAAAAGATTTATTCTTTTCTGTGGCGGTTTGTTCGGATGGAAGCTATGGTATTCCTGAAGGGCTTATGTTTAGTTTTCCTGTTCGGTCCGACGGAGAAAAATGGGAAATTGTAAAAAATATTTCTCTCAACGATTTTGCTAAAGCAAAAATAAAAATAACGCTTCAAGAGCTCGAAGAAGAAAAACAAAAAGCACAAGAAAATTAA
- a CDS encoding peptidyl-prolyl cis-trans isomerase — protein MKKKQLFIFFSIFILLSTTGCDKFSFLEDYFPSLKKNKKEKVVQKENIKSGQNEPVKKETIVSAKPEAPLAKNVLVKMGDWTMTIEEFKEKTKGLKEVLPEYDENDPETKKLVLEELIRQQLLVEAAKKRGIDKKETVVAAIEEFKKTLLVRELAVEIAESIVVTDQEAKTFYDENQELFKEPDQWRIREILVDNEARAKELAVALLQGADFAQVARENSIAETASSGGDTGFVVEFEDPKIQNAVFTLEPGSASNVFKGDKGYYIVKLEEKKQGIMQNFEDVKEELKEGLVAMNQQQAIIDYVETLRSEANIEINEDLLK, from the coding sequence GTGAAAAAGAAGCAATTATTTATATTTTTTAGTATTTTTATACTTTTATCGACAACAGGTTGCGATAAGTTTTCTTTTTTAGAGGATTATTTCCCTTCTCTTAAGAAAAACAAGAAAGAAAAAGTTGTTCAGAAAGAAAATATTAAAAGTGGCCAGAACGAACCTGTTAAAAAAGAAACAATAGTTTCTGCGAAGCCTGAAGCACCTCTTGCTAAAAATGTTTTAGTAAAAATGGGTGACTGGACGATGACGATTGAAGAATTTAAGGAGAAAACAAAAGGGTTAAAAGAAGTTTTGCCGGAATACGACGAGAATGACCCTGAAACAAAAAAATTAGTTTTAGAAGAATTGATTCGTCAACAGCTTTTAGTTGAGGCTGCTAAAAAAAGAGGGATTGATAAAAAAGAAACGGTTGTTGCTGCTATCGAAGAATTCAAAAAAACTCTTTTAGTTCGTGAGCTGGCTGTTGAGATTGCTGAAAGCATTGTCGTTACAGATCAAGAAGCTAAAACATTTTATGATGAGAATCAAGAATTATTTAAAGAGCCAGATCAGTGGCGTATCCGAGAGATTCTTGTTGACAATGAAGCAAGAGCAAAAGAATTGGCTGTTGCTCTTTTGCAAGGAGCAGACTTTGCACAAGTGGCTCGAGAAAACTCTATTGCTGAAACAGCTTCTAGCGGGGGAGACACGGGATTTGTTGTGGAATTTGAAGATCCAAAAATCCAAAATGCTGTTTTTACATTAGAGCCAGGCTCTGCGAGCAATGTTTTTAAAGGAGACAAAGGATATTATATTGTTAAGCTCGAAGAAAAAAAGCAAGGAATAATGCAGAATTTTGAGGATGTGAAAGAAGAGTTAAAAGAAGGCCTTGTAGCGATGAATCAACAGCAAGCGATTATTGATTATGTTGAAACTTTGCGATCAGAGGCGAATATTGAAATTAACGAAGATCTTTTAAAATAA
- the cpaB gene encoding Flp pilus assembly protein CpaB: protein MAIDFKKFNNKQIGIVILAVIAGIVAIVLTNNYINTTVSKGASSEEIKALFEKIQKLEQENKSLYQRQDAYAGQIQQRLDSFSQTQAQQRQAPPKENGDIVKPQSLALKTPSGKRAITVKIETLSAVGGLINPGDFVDILVHIKANGSSSGEKTTVTLFQNIQVLAIGYNVEMPANFEAQQKTATLPITLAVDPEQVEMITFAETHGNLQLVLRGPRETREERLPSGNWDTFNKYLLEEQGVVVSSPASPKETVDLNEKEQSNIQVFRGGVE, encoded by the coding sequence ATGGCTATTGATTTTAAAAAATTTAATAATAAGCAAATTGGCATTGTTATTTTGGCGGTGATTGCGGGGATTGTGGCCATTGTGTTGACTAATAACTATATCAATACGACGGTTTCAAAAGGAGCTTCGTCGGAAGAGATTAAGGCTTTGTTTGAAAAAATACAAAAACTAGAACAAGAAAACAAGTCGCTTTATCAGCGACAAGACGCCTATGCTGGCCAAATTCAGCAAAGGCTTGATTCGTTTTCCCAAACACAGGCACAACAGCGTCAGGCCCCACCAAAAGAAAACGGAGACATTGTAAAACCTCAATCTCTGGCCCTCAAAACACCTTCTGGTAAAAGAGCGATTACGGTTAAGATCGAGACTTTATCTGCTGTTGGAGGCTTGATTAATCCAGGGGATTTTGTCGACATTTTAGTTCATATAAAAGCAAATGGTTCAAGTTCTGGAGAAAAAACAACAGTTACATTATTCCAGAATATTCAAGTTTTAGCTATTGGCTATAATGTTGAGATGCCTGCAAATTTTGAAGCTCAACAAAAAACAGCTACTCTTCCTATAACATTAGCTGTTGATCCAGAACAAGTTGAGATGATTACATTTGCTGAAACACATGGAAATCTTCAGCTTGTTTTAAGGGGCCCAAGAGAAACGAGAGAAGAACGTTTGCCATCGGGCAATTGGGATACATTTAACAAATATCTCTTAGAAGAGCAAGGAGTTGTTGTTAGCTCTCCAGCGTCGCCGAAAGAAACCGTAGATCTTAACGAAAAAGAACAATCTAATATTCAAGTTTTTCGAGGGGGAGTAGAATAA
- a CDS encoding TonB family protein: protein MKKNISKKYIGFFIFVATVFFLIAAAPEAFSKSFRETIGAFGEDTLEMVVGDLDTIWTKELTRVAVTDPSVADVVETSASEILMSGKKAGKTTVFIWDQYGKRSIVVWVFEENLDLVETRLKSLLQSAGIKDLEFKENALEGKIVVSGELDDAKKKEFDGMVEPFSDSIVNLVKEREKKELIEIDIQISEINTTVTKNLGIEWTNSEGGGSLEYDETLPTFNPNAPTDFFKIGDFARTTALKATINALITEGEGKVLSRPRIVMKSGEEASFLVGGQIPVSTTTTTEGGNVTQNIEFKDYGVDLNLKAIVKEDDKIDIELKVEVTDVDSSYIVSGNYAYTTRTAETKLLLDNLQTVVLAGFIKDNKAENISRVPFLSDIPILGAIFRNKSTDPNKQTELFITLTPKIISRNRMAESDDVEENIVKATPVIEEKPISTAKETFRSISVPANIANYVKAIQRKIAGNLMYPEDARQSNFQGAVDLELVLLRNGALLSALISQSSGYPVLDQAALNTAQRFSPYGNFPSDVNAREITVTIPIVYRLDMD from the coding sequence ATGAAAAAAAATATTTCAAAAAAATATATTGGATTTTTTATTTTTGTCGCGACAGTCTTTTTCTTAATAGCGGCAGCGCCTGAAGCGTTTTCGAAAAGTTTCAGGGAAACAATTGGTGCTTTTGGAGAGGATACCCTTGAGATGGTCGTCGGAGATCTTGATACAATTTGGACTAAAGAATTGACAAGGGTTGCCGTTACAGATCCTTCTGTTGCGGATGTGGTCGAAACAAGCGCATCTGAGATTTTAATGTCAGGAAAAAAAGCTGGTAAAACAACTGTTTTTATTTGGGATCAATATGGAAAGAGATCAATCGTCGTTTGGGTGTTTGAGGAGAATTTAGATCTCGTCGAAACACGATTGAAATCTCTTTTGCAGAGCGCTGGCATTAAAGACTTAGAGTTTAAAGAAAACGCACTTGAAGGAAAGATTGTTGTTTCTGGTGAGCTCGATGACGCAAAGAAAAAGGAATTTGATGGTATGGTTGAGCCTTTTTCAGATAGCATCGTGAATCTTGTTAAAGAAAGAGAAAAAAAAGAGCTTATTGAAATTGATATTCAAATATCAGAGATTAATACAACGGTAACAAAGAATTTAGGAATTGAATGGACCAACTCTGAAGGCGGAGGAAGCTTAGAGTACGATGAAACTTTACCAACATTTAATCCTAACGCACCCACTGATTTTTTCAAAATAGGCGATTTTGCTAGAACCACGGCGCTTAAGGCAACAATCAATGCGCTTATTACTGAAGGAGAAGGAAAGGTTCTCTCTCGGCCAAGAATTGTTATGAAAAGCGGAGAAGAAGCTAGTTTTTTAGTTGGAGGCCAGATTCCCGTTAGCACTACAACGACAACCGAAGGTGGCAATGTTACACAAAACATAGAGTTTAAAGATTACGGAGTTGATTTAAATCTTAAGGCTATAGTAAAAGAGGACGATAAGATTGACATTGAGCTTAAGGTTGAGGTAACAGATGTCGACAGCTCCTATATTGTTTCTGGAAACTATGCCTATACGACACGTACAGCAGAAACAAAGCTTCTTTTGGACAACCTTCAAACCGTTGTCTTGGCAGGATTTATTAAAGACAATAAAGCAGAAAATATCTCTAGAGTCCCATTCTTGAGTGATATTCCTATATTAGGAGCTATTTTTAGAAATAAAAGCACAGACCCAAATAAGCAAACAGAGCTTTTCATTACTTTGACGCCTAAAATTATTTCAAGAAACCGTATGGCAGAAAGTGATGATGTAGAAGAAAATATTGTAAAAGCGACTCCAGTTATTGAGGAAAAGCCCATTTCAACAGCTAAGGAAACATTTCGGTCTATTTCGGTTCCAGCAAATATAGCAAATTATGTTAAAGCGATTCAGAGAAAAATTGCTGGAAATCTTATGTATCCCGAGGATGCCAGACAGTCCAATTTTCAAGGAGCTGTTGATTTAGAGCTTGTGCTTCTTAGAAACGGCGCTCTTTTGTCCGCTTTGATAAGCCAATCTTCCGGCTATCCAGTTTTAGATCAAGCTGCGCTTAATACGGCACAGCGTTTTTCCCCTTATGGAAATTTTCCTTCAGATGTTAATGCTAGAGAAATAACAGTAACAATTCCTATTGTCTATCGACTAGACATGGATTAA
- a CDS encoding ATPase, T2SS/T4P/T4SS family: protein MSAKTTVVFSTKGGVGKTFVALNLAVEMASKRTKVLLLDFDLQASQDLARTANIKTEKSIVDILSNNESLENAEMIVKACSKHSSGIHFLPCVTHVDQVPLINQEKIILFFKKVAPLYDYIIVDGGKVFNETLITVFDQSNLILLTATPDILAVFQARWCLDVLERLHFPNSIVKLVLNRSQSRGGVAWQEVRSALPCEIFAQIPSDGHAVGLALNRGVPCVSDAPGSPASEAVKKLADRLIKETVFIQGTEVARIRTTTNSGQEENFWEKLGISSKISESKEVLSVAHEDDEIIKLKQAVHDKLVDRLNLSTITTEALRDPKQSKKIRESTEKVIGDLLAEEADALISSHDERRRLVKEIADETLGLGPLEEFLADPEITDIMVNNKDELYVEKNGRIILTNKKFISNGQIRAIIERIIAPLGRRIDESVPMVDARLPDGSRINAIIPPLSLKGPMLTIRKFAQDRITVEDLLHIHHSVSQPMVDFLKACVLSRKNIIVSGGTGSGKTTLLNVISSFVPDGERILTIEDAAELKLRQRHWGRLESRPPNVEGKGAITIRDLFVNSLRMRPDRIVIGECRGPEVLDMLQAMNTGHDGSMTTIHANTTRDVLVRMSSLILLSGLDLPLKAIYEMFSTAIDIVVQISRFSDGTRKISGITEIAGLTKEREIIMKDVFVFEHQGISESGEILGEYKATGYVPACFDDFAKRGIAITKDVFNA from the coding sequence ATGAGCGCAAAAACAACCGTTGTTTTTAGCACTAAAGGGGGCGTTGGAAAAACTTTTGTTGCCCTTAATTTGGCTGTGGAAATGGCTTCCAAAAGAACAAAAGTTCTTTTGCTTGATTTTGATCTTCAGGCGAGCCAAGATTTGGCTAGAACAGCAAATATTAAAACAGAAAAATCTATTGTTGATATTCTTTCTAATAATGAGTCCCTGGAAAATGCAGAGATGATTGTTAAGGCGTGCTCTAAACATTCGTCTGGAATTCATTTTCTGCCATGTGTGACTCATGTCGATCAAGTTCCTTTGATTAATCAAGAGAAAATTATATTGTTTTTCAAAAAAGTTGCACCTCTTTATGACTATATTATTGTCGACGGAGGAAAGGTTTTTAACGAGACGCTGATTACTGTTTTTGATCAGTCAAATCTTATCTTGTTAACGGCAACGCCAGATATTTTAGCTGTTTTTCAGGCCCGATGGTGCTTGGATGTTTTAGAGAGACTTCATTTTCCAAATAGCATTGTTAAACTTGTTTTAAATCGATCGCAAAGTCGCGGAGGAGTTGCCTGGCAGGAAGTACGCTCTGCTCTCCCCTGTGAAATTTTTGCACAGATTCCATCGGACGGACATGCTGTTGGGCTTGCACTAAACAGAGGTGTTCCGTGTGTTTCGGATGCACCAGGTAGTCCTGCTAGCGAAGCTGTCAAGAAGCTCGCAGATCGATTAATCAAAGAAACAGTTTTTATTCAAGGAACAGAAGTTGCTCGCATTCGCACAACAACAAATTCTGGCCAAGAAGAGAATTTCTGGGAAAAGTTGGGAATTAGTTCAAAGATTTCAGAAAGCAAAGAGGTTTTGTCGGTTGCTCACGAGGATGATGAAATTATTAAGTTAAAGCAAGCTGTACACGACAAACTTGTTGATCGATTAAATTTAAGTACTATTACAACAGAAGCTTTAAGGGACCCTAAGCAATCTAAGAAAATTAGGGAAAGCACCGAAAAAGTGATTGGCGATCTTTTAGCTGAAGAGGCAGACGCCCTTATTTCTTCTCATGACGAGAGGAGACGATTGGTTAAAGAAATTGCTGATGAGACTCTTGGCCTTGGCCCATTGGAAGAATTTTTAGCCGACCCAGAGATTACAGATATTATGGTTAACAATAAAGATGAGCTTTATGTTGAAAAAAACGGACGCATTATTTTAACTAATAAAAAATTTATTTCAAATGGTCAAATTCGTGCGATTATTGAGCGTATTATAGCTCCTTTAGGACGACGCATTGATGAATCTGTGCCTATGGTTGATGCTCGACTTCCGGACGGATCTCGTATCAACGCGATCATTCCTCCTTTGTCTTTAAAAGGACCAATGCTGACTATTCGAAAATTTGCACAAGACAGGATTACCGTTGAAGATCTTCTGCATATTCATCATTCTGTTTCGCAGCCAATGGTTGATTTTTTAAAAGCTTGTGTTTTGTCGCGAAAAAATATTATTGTTTCCGGTGGGACGGGATCTGGCAAGACAACATTGCTAAATGTTATTTCTTCTTTTGTCCCGGACGGGGAGCGTATTTTGACAATTGAAGATGCCGCAGAGCTTAAGCTTCGGCAAAGGCATTGGGGTCGGCTTGAGTCTCGTCCTCCTAATGTTGAAGGAAAAGGCGCCATTACAATACGAGATCTTTTTGTTAATTCTTTGCGCATGCGTCCAGATCGCATTGTTATTGGCGAATGTCGTGGGCCAGAAGTTTTAGATATGCTTCAGGCGATGAATACTGGGCATGATGGTTCTATGACAACGATTCACGCGAACACAACGCGGGATGTTTTAGTTCGCATGAGTTCTTTGATTTTGTTAAGCGGCTTAGATCTTCCGCTAAAGGCGATTTATGAAATGTTTTCAACAGCGATTGACATTGTTGTCCAGATTTCTCGATTTTCAGACGGAACAAGGAAGATCTCAGGGATCACAGAGATTGCCGGATTAACAAAAGAACGCGAAATCATAATGAAAGATGTCTTTGTTTTTGAACATCAGGGTATTAGTGAATCTGGAGAAATTTTAGGTGAATACAAGGCGACCGGCTATGTTCCAGCTTGTTTTGACGATTTTGCCAAAAGAGGTATTGCCATCACCAAAGATGTTTTTAATGCATAA
- a CDS encoding DUF192 domain-containing protein produces the protein MRILNLTEKTIVAVKAKEAKSFLARLKGLLGKKFFGPEDALVIDGCQAIHMFFMKFSIDVLFIDQKNKVVGLVQNIKPFCISPFFFRARQAIELPAGSIEKSSVHIGDCLEIE, from the coding sequence ATGAGAATTCTTAATTTAACAGAAAAAACAATTGTTGCAGTAAAAGCAAAAGAGGCTAAAAGTTTTTTAGCTCGCCTCAAAGGTCTTTTGGGAAAAAAATTTTTTGGTCCTGAGGATGCGCTAGTTATCGATGGATGTCAGGCGATTCATATGTTTTTTATGAAATTTTCAATCGACGTTCTTTTTATTGACCAAAAAAATAAGGTTGTAGGATTGGTTCAAAACATAAAGCCTTTTTGCATAAGTCCTTTTTTCTTTAGAGCAAGGCAGGCGATTGAACTTCCTGCAGGAAGCATTGAGAAATCCTCAGTTCATATTGGGGATTGTTTAGAAATAGAATAA
- a CDS encoding class III signal peptide-containing protein, with amino-acid sequence MLKLLRNKKGQSTLEYILLITAVIAVAIIFLNPTTGQFGRVLNDTQNTISSEIDEAGVDLAGNIRVSL; translated from the coding sequence GTGTTAAAACTATTGAGAAATAAAAAAGGGCAGAGCACGTTGGAATATATTCTTTTGATAACAGCTGTTATTGCGGTGGCTATTATTTTCTTAAATCCGACAACAGGGCAGTTTGGTCGAGTTCTTAATGATACACAGAATACAATCTCGAGTGAAATAGATGAGGCTGGGGTAGATTTAGCTGGGAATATTAGAGTTTCATTATAA
- a CDS encoding class III signal peptide-containing protein yields MSKLLRNKKGQSTLEYILLVTAVIAVAIIFLNPATGQLGNILGDTYNTVANEMNAAANTLSGAF; encoded by the coding sequence GTGTCAAAATTATTGAGAAACAAAAAAGGACAGAGCACGCTGGAATACATTCTTTTGGTAACAGCCGTTATTGCGGTGGCTATTATTTTTTTAAATCCGGCAACAGGACAGCTTGGCAATATTCTTGGCGACACATACAACACAGTTGCAAACGAAATGAACGCAGCCGCTAACACTTTATCTGGGGCGTTTTAA
- a CDS encoding Flp family type IVb pilin produces MKSKKAQTLIEYAIVAGIVAIVLATMGTPFKRTIQKIMKSVADAIGYQSKSEQAANHEEGYLDFAETNAWVTTNTAIDETQGIYSSYEQEMITTKTNALTNLGLTEE; encoded by the coding sequence GTGAAAAGCAAAAAGGCACAGACATTAATCGAGTATGCTATTGTTGCAGGCATTGTTGCCATTGTGCTGGCAACTATGGGAACGCCTTTTAAGAGAACGATTCAAAAAATTATGAAGTCTGTGGCAGATGCGATTGGTTATCAAAGCAAATCTGAGCAAGCGGCAAATCATGAGGAAGGGTATTTGGATTTTGCAGAAACAAATGCTTGGGTTACGACAAATACAGCGATTGATGAAACCCAAGGTATTTATAGTAGCTATGAACAAGAGATGATCACAACAAAAACAAATGCATTAACAAATTTGGGTTTAACGGAAGAATGA
- a CDS encoding type II secretion system F family protein, producing MATRMDEMFVQAKEKKMVFLYILAPFLLAVIAFLAAPEDYRLLASIVGGVIGFVFPSFYIKFLAGKRKRMFYSQLVDALMMLNSALKGGLSLLQAMEVVADEMPDPISQEFAILIGENKMGVSLEASFDRLYARMGTPALQQFISAVLLARETGGNLPVIFNRIIATIRENRKIQQNIETLTLQGKIQGFVMSLLPIAFGVFVYSSNPQYFDIMLASQQGKNLLILAAFLQVVGTFFVIKFSKIGDF from the coding sequence ATGGCTACAAGAATGGACGAGATGTTTGTTCAAGCTAAAGAAAAGAAGATGGTTTTTCTTTATATTTTGGCTCCTTTCTTGTTGGCGGTGATTGCTTTTTTAGCGGCACCTGAAGACTATCGTCTTTTGGCCTCAATTGTCGGAGGCGTGATTGGTTTTGTTTTTCCTAGTTTTTATATTAAGTTTTTAGCCGGCAAAAGAAAAAGGATGTTTTATAGTCAGCTTGTTGATGCTTTGATGATGCTTAATAGTGCGCTCAAAGGGGGTTTAAGTCTTTTGCAGGCAATGGAAGTTGTGGCCGATGAGATGCCTGACCCGATTAGTCAGGAATTTGCGATTTTGATTGGAGAAAACAAAATGGGCGTTTCTCTTGAGGCGTCTTTTGATAGGCTTTATGCTCGCATGGGAACGCCTGCTCTGCAGCAGTTTATTTCGGCTGTTCTTTTAGCTCGAGAAACAGGCGGAAATCTTCCGGTTATTTTTAATCGCATTATTGCCACGATTCGCGAAAATCGTAAAATTCAACAAAATATTGAAACTTTAACATTACAAGGGAAAATACAAGGATTTGTTATGTCTTTGCTCCCAATTGCGTTCGGTGTTTTTGTTTATAGTTCAAATCCTCAATATTTTGATATTATGTTGGCGTCGCAACAGGGAAAAAATCTTTTAATATTGGCAGCTTTTTTGCAGGTTGTTGGAACATTTTTTGTTATTAAATTTAGTAAAATAGGGGATTTTTAG
- a CDS encoding type II secretion system F family protein: MLIFIFLLEFFAVFTLVLAIHDTLRPEPRPTLKGLVDMPKEEKKKYSFFRHLVFFNKPLCAGPLGERLGRELVLARINISPEEFLFLKELLIGLLLFFTYPMSEPQSRMIWLITILAAGFYVPDFLVKIKIKKVKNLIIKELPDTIDLLSLCVNAGLDFLLALKWVIEKSAPSILIQELKHVLQEVHVGKPRRDALTDFANKYQIPDLSTFTRALVQADRMGTSVADALNIISEDMRISRFRRGEQIALKAPLKMLMPLLFCIFPVVAILVAGPVFLQFFQGNLIKGISG; encoded by the coding sequence ATGCTAATTTTTATTTTTCTATTGGAATTTTTTGCGGTCTTTACACTTGTTCTAGCCATTCATGATACTTTAAGGCCAGAGCCCAGACCAACTTTAAAAGGGCTTGTAGACATGCCGAAGGAAGAAAAGAAAAAGTATTCTTTCTTTCGGCACCTTGTTTTTTTTAACAAGCCTTTATGCGCAGGACCTTTAGGTGAAAGGCTAGGAAGAGAGCTTGTCTTAGCGCGCATAAATATTTCTCCAGAAGAATTTTTATTTCTCAAAGAGCTTCTCATAGGGCTTCTTCTCTTTTTCACATATCCTATGTCGGAGCCGCAGTCGCGCATGATTTGGCTTATTACAATTTTGGCTGCAGGATTTTATGTTCCAGATTTCTTAGTTAAAATAAAAATAAAAAAGGTGAAGAATTTAATTATCAAGGAGCTTCCAGACACGATTGATCTTTTAAGTTTGTGTGTTAATGCCGGGCTTGATTTTCTTCTTGCGCTAAAATGGGTTATTGAGAAGTCGGCCCCTTCAATATTGATTCAAGAGCTTAAGCATGTTTTGCAGGAAGTCCATGTTGGAAAGCCGAGAAGAGACGCATTGACAGATTTTGCCAACAAATACCAAATACCAGATCTATCGACATTCACTAGAGCTCTTGTTCAGGCAGACCGCATGGGAACATCGGTTGCGGATGCCCTTAATATTATTTCGGAAGACATGCGAATTTCGAGATTTAGGCGTGGTGAACAAATTGCTTTAAAAGCGCCTTTAAAAATGCTCATGCCTTTACTGTTCTGCATTTTTCCTGTTGTCGCCATTCTTGTTGCTGGCCCCGTTTTTCTGCAGTTTTTTCAAGGGAACCTTATAAAAGGTATCAGCGGATAA